In Synechococcales cyanobacterium T60_A2020_003, one genomic interval encodes:
- a CDS encoding RNA methyltransferase — MLTSLQNPLVKQLRKLHQTKERHRQQVFLLEGTHLVEEACAAHLPLSVLCFTEAWQTRYPDLCQQAAAAAERVEVVSPEIIAAIATTVTPDGVVATAGRDRLHESVPVDVSLGLAIESLQDPGNVGTIIRTAAAAGVDGLWISPDSVDLDHPKVLRASAGQWFRLPMMVSSDLVADVQERQAEGMQIVATLPTASKTYWELDFTQPTLILIGNEGAGLSPELAQLADEQVQIPLAPGVESLNAAIATALILYEARRQRTQR; from the coding sequence ATGCTCACGAGTCTGCAAAATCCGCTGGTTAAACAGCTTCGCAAGCTCCACCAAACCAAGGAGCGTCATCGTCAACAGGTCTTTCTTTTAGAAGGAACCCACCTCGTTGAGGAAGCTTGTGCTGCCCACCTTCCCCTCAGCGTCCTCTGTTTTACGGAGGCATGGCAAACGCGGTATCCCGACCTCTGCCAGCAAGCCGCCGCCGCTGCTGAGCGGGTAGAGGTGGTGAGTCCAGAGATTATTGCGGCGATCGCCACTACGGTTACGCCCGATGGTGTGGTTGCCACGGCTGGGCGCGATCGCCTGCATGAGTCGGTTCCGGTGGATGTTTCCCTAGGATTGGCGATCGAGTCGTTGCAGGATCCGGGGAACGTCGGAACCATTATCCGCACCGCCGCCGCCGCCGGGGTAGATGGCCTGTGGATCAGTCCCGACAGTGTGGATTTAGATCATCCCAAGGTGTTGCGAGCCTCGGCAGGGCAGTGGTTTCGCTTGCCCATGATGGTAAGTTCCGATCTCGTGGCGGATGTGCAGGAACGGCAAGCCGAGGGGATGCAGATTGTCGCAACGTTACCGACGGCCTCCAAGACCTATTGGGAGTTGGACTTCACTCAACCCACGCTGATTTTGATTGGCAATGAGGGAGCCGGACTGTCCCCTGAATTAGCCCAACTTGCCGATGAGCAGGTGCAAATCCCGCTGGCTCCGGGAGTGGAATCCTTAAATGCGGCGATCGCCACGGCCTTAATTCTGTACGAAGCACGCCGACAGCGAACCCAGCGTTAA
- a CDS encoding single-stranded DNA-binding protein, with product MNSCIFLADIVQDPQLRYTADNLAIAEMMVQIEGTREGEPPAQLKAIGWGNLAQEIQEQYHAGDRILIEGRLSMNTVDRPEGFKEKRAEVTVRRLHRLGSGGTVTSYSAPVATTAATPSRLSSPPPAAKTVRQELPQPAYAAPSTDETNFDDIPF from the coding sequence ATGAACAGTTGCATTTTTTTAGCCGACATCGTCCAGGATCCGCAGCTCCGCTACACCGCAGATAATCTGGCGATCGCCGAAATGATGGTGCAGATTGAGGGAACCCGGGAGGGTGAACCCCCTGCCCAACTGAAGGCGATTGGCTGGGGCAATCTCGCGCAGGAAATTCAGGAGCAATACCATGCGGGCGATCGCATTTTGATTGAAGGTCGCCTCAGCATGAACACCGTCGATCGCCCGGAAGGGTTCAAAGAAAAGCGGGCGGAGGTGACGGTTCGGCGTTTGCATCGTTTGGGTTCGGGCGGGACGGTGACTAGCTATAGTGCGCCCGTCGCTACGACCGCCGCCACCCCATCGCGCCTGTCTAGCCCGCCACCTGCCGCCAAGACCGTCCGTCAAGAGCTTCCCCAACCTGCCTATGCTGCTCCAAGCACTGACGAGACGAATTTTGACGACATCCCGTTTTAG
- a CDS encoding DUF5615 family PIN-like protein, translating to MYLDEDVNVLIADLLRARGFDVITARDAGQLHSTDAEQLAYAVSQSRTLVTHNRTDFEELVQRYFNSGQTHYGVIFAVRRPPQEITQRLLAILNQITLDEMQDLRYI from the coding sequence TTGTACCTTGATGAAGATGTCAACGTTTTGATAGCTGACTTACTTCGAGCAAGAGGCTTTGATGTCATCACTGCACGCGATGCAGGACAACTTCATTCAACTGACGCGGAACAACTTGCTTACGCTGTAAGCCAATCAAGAACTCTGGTCACTCACAATCGAACTGACTTTGAGGAACTTGTGCAACGTTACTTTAATTCAGGACAAACACACTACGGCGTGATTTTTGCTGTTCGTCGCCCTCCCCAAGAGATTACACAACGATTGCTTGCGATTCTAAATCAAATCACTTTAGATGAGATGCAAGATCTTCGATATATTTAG
- a CDS encoding NAD(+) kinase, with amino-acid sequence MPNVGIIYNDIKPIACRVADELKQTFSQHGYTVHTATGVGGILGYSSPERPVCHTPIDKLVPPEFDETMEFAVVLGGDGTVLSAFRQIAPCQIPLLAINTGHMGFLTETYLNQLPQAIDALKRGEYSIEERVMITVQVFRDGYLIWEALCLNEMVIHREPLTSMCHFEIEIGQHAPVDVAADGVIIATPTGSTAYALSAGGPVITPGVPVLQLIPICPHSLASRALVFSDEEPVTIFAANPDRLVMVVDGNAGCYVLPEDRVQIYRSPYRAKFIRLRPPEFFHVLREKLGWGLPHIAKPTSVELP; translated from the coding sequence GTGCCGAACGTAGGCATTATTTATAACGACATTAAACCGATTGCCTGTCGAGTCGCTGACGAGCTTAAGCAAACGTTCAGCCAGCACGGGTATACCGTTCATACTGCGACTGGGGTGGGTGGCATTTTGGGCTATTCCAGCCCAGAGCGACCCGTTTGTCATACCCCGATTGATAAACTCGTGCCGCCAGAGTTTGATGAAACGATGGAGTTTGCGGTGGTTCTGGGTGGCGACGGCACAGTGCTGTCTGCCTTCCGTCAGATTGCCCCGTGCCAAATTCCGCTCCTGGCTATCAATACTGGACATATGGGGTTCTTAACGGAAACCTATCTGAATCAATTGCCCCAAGCGATAGATGCCCTGAAACGTGGAGAGTACTCCATTGAAGAACGGGTGATGATCACTGTTCAAGTCTTCCGCGACGGCTACCTGATCTGGGAGGCACTGTGCCTGAACGAGATGGTGATTCATCGCGAACCGTTGACCAGCATGTGCCATTTCGAGATTGAAATTGGTCAACATGCTCCGGTGGATGTGGCAGCGGATGGGGTGATCATTGCCACGCCTACGGGTTCTACAGCCTATGCCCTCTCCGCAGGTGGCCCGGTGATTACCCCCGGCGTTCCCGTTTTACAACTAATTCCCATTTGTCCCCATTCCCTAGCCTCCCGTGCGCTGGTCTTCTCAGACGAGGAGCCTGTGACGATCTTTGCCGCCAATCCTGATCGCCTGGTGATGGTGGTCGATGGCAATGCCGGATGCTATGTGTTGCCGGAAGATCGGGTGCAGATTTATCGATCGCCCTACCGTGCCAAGTTCATTCGCCTGCGCCCACCGGAATTTTTCCATGTGTTGCGGGAAAAACTGGGCTGGGGCTTGCCCCACATCGCTAAGCCAACCTCGGTGGAGTTGCCCTAA
- the thiO gene encoding glycine oxidase ThiO translates to MAQATDVLIVGGGMIGMAIAVELALRGRAVTVLTRSTSEAAGLAAAGMLAPQAEEIDHAALLDLCVRSRSLYPDWIAKLEELSGQSAGYWPCGILAPLYSSPSVSTRLPGTESSLPRQWLDQMAIRYAQPGLGADVVGGWWYPEDGQVDNRALMAVLKGAAEGLGVRIQTGITLTGLRQRCGQIQSVQTTAEDWHAHHYVLALGAWSHDLLPLPVHPCKGQMLSLQGADRLETPLRRVLFGEDIYIVPRRNGQIVIGATSERVGFQPGNTAAGIQALLQRATRLVPGLEALTIEELWWGFRPTPPDELPILGESPWENLTLATGHHRNGVLLAPVTASLLADRIVNQTDDPLLSHFSWQRFTTSATSGAIAPLSPSPVSYAQPVLESIPVQTLESSATPLSTFEDSPLVIAGRSFKSRLMTGSGKYRTFDHMRGAIAASGCEIVTVAIRRVQTNAPGHEGLAEALDWSKIWMLPNTAGCKTAEEAVRVARLGREMAKLLGQEDNTFVKLEVIPDPKYLLPDPIGTLEAAEQLVKEGFAVLPYINADPLLAKRLEEAGCATVMPLGSPIGSGQGIRNAANIEIIIENASIPVVVDAGIGTPSEAAMAMEMGASALLINSAIALAQNPVLMAQAMGQATAAGRMAYLAGRIPVKTYAIASSPITGTITE, encoded by the coding sequence GTGGCTCAAGCAACGGATGTATTAATCGTGGGCGGTGGCATGATTGGCATGGCGATCGCCGTTGAATTAGCGCTGCGGGGACGAGCCGTAACCGTGTTGACGCGCAGCACCTCGGAGGCGGCAGGACTCGCGGCGGCAGGAATGCTGGCTCCCCAAGCGGAAGAGATTGACCATGCCGCCCTGCTGGATCTTTGTGTTCGCAGTCGGTCGCTGTATCCAGACTGGATTGCAAAACTAGAAGAACTCAGCGGTCAGTCGGCAGGATATTGGCCCTGTGGGATTCTGGCACCGCTGTACTCTAGCCCGTCAGTCTCCACACGCTTACCAGGGACAGAATCTTCCCTCCCCCGGCAATGGCTGGATCAAATGGCCATTCGCTACGCCCAGCCCGGCCTGGGTGCGGATGTGGTTGGCGGCTGGTGGTATCCAGAAGACGGACAGGTTGATAATCGCGCGTTGATGGCGGTGCTCAAGGGAGCCGCAGAAGGGCTAGGGGTTCGCATTCAAACGGGCATTACCTTAACCGGACTACGCCAGCGTTGCGGTCAAATTCAGTCCGTGCAGACCACAGCGGAGGACTGGCACGCCCATCATTACGTTTTAGCCCTGGGAGCCTGGAGCCATGATCTGCTTCCCCTTCCGGTGCATCCCTGTAAGGGACAAATGCTGTCCTTACAGGGCGCAGATCGGTTAGAGACGCCCCTGCGACGGGTGCTGTTTGGCGAGGACATTTACATTGTGCCGCGTCGGAATGGACAGATTGTGATTGGCGCAACGAGTGAACGGGTAGGCTTTCAACCGGGCAATACGGCAGCAGGCATTCAAGCCCTGTTGCAGCGAGCCACCCGCCTGGTTCCTGGCTTAGAAGCGTTAACCATCGAGGAACTGTGGTGGGGCTTTCGTCCGACGCCCCCGGATGAGCTACCGATCCTAGGGGAAAGTCCATGGGAAAATCTAACCTTGGCAACAGGCCATCATCGGAATGGCGTTCTGTTAGCTCCCGTCACCGCCTCGCTACTAGCCGATCGCATTGTGAACCAAACGGACGATCCATTGCTGTCCCATTTTTCATGGCAGCGATTCACAACGTCTGCAACCTCTGGGGCGATCGCTCCTCTCTCGCCCTCCCCTGTATCCTATGCTCAACCTGTATTGGAGTCTATACCTGTGCAAACCTTAGAATCTTCGGCTACACCCCTATCCACCTTTGAGGATTCCCCCCTTGTAATTGCGGGACGGTCTTTCAAATCGCGCTTGATGACCGGATCGGGGAAATACCGAACCTTTGATCACATGCGCGGGGCGATCGCCGCTAGTGGATGCGAAATCGTCACGGTGGCTATCCGCCGCGTCCAGACCAATGCCCCCGGACACGAAGGCTTAGCCGAGGCTCTGGACTGGAGCAAAATTTGGATGCTGCCCAACACGGCAGGCTGCAAAACCGCCGAGGAAGCGGTACGAGTGGCGCGATTGGGGCGTGAAATGGCCAAGTTGCTGGGTCAGGAAGACAATACCTTCGTCAAGCTGGAAGTCATCCCCGATCCCAAGTATCTGTTACCCGACCCGATCGGCACCCTCGAAGCTGCGGAACAACTGGTTAAAGAAGGGTTTGCAGTGCTGCCCTACATCAATGCTGATCCCTTACTAGCCAAACGCCTTGAAGAGGCAGGCTGTGCCACCGTGATGCCTCTGGGATCGCCGATTGGGTCGGGGCAGGGCATTCGCAACGCCGCCAATATCGAGATCATCATCGAGAATGCTTCAATTCCGGTGGTGGTGGATGCCGGAATTGGGACGCCCAGCGAGGCGGCGATGGCAATGGAAATGGGGGCATCGGCACTGCTGATCAACTCGGCGATTGCCCTGGCTCAGAATCCCGTCCTAATGGCGCAGGCCATGGGACAGGCCACCGCCGCTGGACGCATGGCCTACCTAGCAGGGCGCATTCCCGTCAAAACCTATGCGATCGCCAGTTCCCCCATCACCGGAACCATCACGGAGTAG
- the cimA gene encoding citramalate synthase, with protein sequence MTSETTTRRQTPIWIYDTTLRDGAQREGLSLSIDDKMRIAHQLDRLGIPLIEGGWPGANPKDVQFFWRLQEEPLTQANVVAFCSTRRPGKSAEEDTLLQSILAAGTHWVTMFGKSWDLHVTEGLKTTLEENLAMIRDSVAFFRQNDRRVIYDAEHWFDGYEANPDYALDTLKAAIAGGAEWLVLCDTNGGTLPHEVQAIVRDVVQTLGIQPVEGGTLPTLEPLASPQLGIHTHNDSGTAVANAIAAVMEGARMVQGTINGYGERCGNANLCTLIPNLQLKLGYQCIQSDQLGQLTDSSRLISEIANLAPDDHAPFVGLSAFAHKGGIHVSAVERNPLTYEHIRPEQVGNRRRIVISDQAGLSNVLAKARSFGIDLDKQDPTCRQLLQRLKELENEGYQFEAAEASFELMMREALGQRPHFFGVEGFQVHCDMKPDADVWNSRSLATIKVTVNDQEILEAAEGNGPVSALDAALRKALTNFYPEIAEFHLTDYKVRILDGGAGTSAKPRVLIESSNGYQRWTTVGVSTNIIEASYQAIVEGLEYGLMLQHQAKAALTS encoded by the coding sequence ATGACCTCCGAGACAACCACCCGACGGCAAACTCCCATCTGGATCTACGACACGACGCTTCGCGATGGCGCACAGCGAGAAGGCTTATCCCTTTCCATTGATGACAAAATGCGGATTGCTCACCAGCTCGATCGGTTAGGAATTCCGTTAATTGAAGGGGGATGGCCAGGAGCGAATCCTAAGGATGTCCAGTTCTTTTGGCGGCTTCAGGAAGAACCTCTGACCCAGGCCAATGTCGTCGCCTTTTGCTCCACTCGTCGTCCGGGGAAATCTGCGGAGGAGGATACGCTGTTGCAGTCGATCCTAGCAGCGGGAACCCATTGGGTGACGATGTTTGGCAAGTCCTGGGATTTACACGTTACGGAAGGTCTAAAAACCACCCTAGAGGAAAATCTGGCGATGATCCGCGATTCGGTGGCCTTCTTCCGGCAGAACGATCGCCGCGTCATCTACGATGCCGAACATTGGTTTGATGGGTATGAGGCTAATCCAGACTATGCCCTGGACACCCTGAAAGCGGCGATCGCAGGCGGCGCAGAGTGGCTGGTTTTGTGCGATACCAATGGCGGAACCTTGCCCCACGAGGTACAGGCGATCGTGCGGGATGTGGTGCAGACTCTGGGTATTCAACCCGTTGAAGGCGGAACCTTACCCACCCTAGAGCCACTAGCCTCGCCCCAATTAGGCATCCACACCCACAATGATTCGGGAACAGCGGTGGCGAATGCGATCGCGGCGGTGATGGAAGGGGCACGCATGGTTCAGGGCACGATTAACGGCTATGGCGAGCGTTGCGGTAATGCCAACCTCTGCACCTTGATTCCGAACCTGCAACTGAAGCTAGGCTATCAATGCATCCAGTCAGACCAACTGGGTCAACTCACCGATTCCAGCCGTCTAATTAGCGAAATTGCAAACCTTGCGCCGGATGACCATGCCCCGTTTGTCGGCCTCTCTGCCTTTGCCCATAAGGGCGGCATCCATGTCAGTGCCGTTGAGCGGAACCCTCTCACCTACGAACACATCCGTCCGGAGCAGGTGGGCAACCGTCGGCGCATTGTCATTTCCGATCAAGCCGGACTCAGCAACGTGTTAGCGAAAGCCCGCAGTTTTGGCATTGACCTGGATAAGCAAGATCCCACCTGTCGTCAGCTTTTGCAGCGTCTCAAAGAGCTGGAAAATGAGGGATACCAATTTGAAGCTGCCGAGGCCAGTTTTGAACTGATGATGCGGGAAGCGCTGGGGCAACGTCCCCATTTCTTCGGGGTGGAAGGGTTCCAGGTGCATTGCGACATGAAGCCGGATGCTGACGTTTGGAACAGTCGTTCCCTCGCCACGATCAAAGTCACCGTTAACGACCAGGAAATTCTGGAAGCGGCGGAAGGCAATGGCCCGGTTTCAGCCTTGGATGCGGCACTGCGGAAGGCGTTAACGAATTTTTACCCTGAAATTGCCGAGTTCCACCTCACGGACTACAAAGTGCGGATTTTAGACGGGGGGGCGGGAACCAGCGCTAAGCCCAGAGTCTTGATCGAATCCAGCAACGGCTATCAGCGCTGGACGACGGTGGGCGTATCCACCAACATCATCGAGGCATCCTACCAGGCGATCGTGGAAGGCTTGGAGTATGGTCTGATGCTGCAACACCAGGCCAAGGCGGCCCTAACGTCCTAA
- a CDS encoding DUF433 domain-containing protein, with product MVQTTEYLYVVRDDEILHGEPIIRGTRTPVRAIVETWRMGVAPEEIPKGMPHLTLGQVFGALTYYSDHQTEINDHIERNRIPDELIDPLVRAL from the coding sequence ATGGTTCAAACGACAGAATATCTTTATGTTGTGCGAGATGATGAGATTCTACATGGAGAACCTATCATCCGAGGAACTCGTACACCTGTCAGAGCCATTGTTGAGACTTGGCGAATGGGTGTTGCACCTGAAGAAATTCCCAAAGGGATGCCTCATCTGACCCTAGGACAAGTATTTGGAGCGTTAACGTATTACAGTGACCATCAAACGGAAATTAACGACCATATAGAGCGAAACCGTATTCCTGATGAGTTAATAGATCCATTGGTTAGAGCCTTGTGA
- a CDS encoding (2Fe-2S)-binding protein, giving the protein MPIIKAQGQTFECASNTNLRTALLQQGIALHNGQSALINCRGLGTCGTCAVEIDGDVSETNWRDRTRRSLPPHSLTQNRRLACQTRVLGDVKVTKYDGFWGQGDTPVWTPDPE; this is encoded by the coding sequence ATGCCGATCATTAAAGCGCAAGGTCAAACGTTTGAGTGCGCATCGAATACTAACTTGAGAACCGCACTGCTTCAGCAGGGAATTGCCCTTCATAACGGTCAATCGGCTCTGATTAACTGCCGAGGGTTGGGAACCTGTGGTACCTGTGCGGTGGAGATTGATGGTGATGTGTCAGAAACCAACTGGCGCGATCGCACCCGGCGATCGCTTCCTCCCCATTCTCTCACGCAAAATCGTCGCTTAGCATGTCAAACCCGCGTCTTGGGTGATGTGAAGGTAACAAAGTACGACGGCTTTTGGGGACAGGGCGACACTCCAGTTTGGACACCTGACCCTGAATAG